From one Bradyrhizobium sp. Ash2021 genomic stretch:
- a CDS encoding DUF2950 domain-containing protein: MLALSISMARAQQAYSSPEDAAAALAAAVKTGTKGTIMNVLGRGAEDIVESGDDVADAEMRQRFLSAYDAKHSVKAEGNKKATLILGADDFPFPIPLVNNKSGWEFDSDAGRIEILYRRIGRNELDAIQTCLAFVDAQNEYAEKDRTGEGAGVYAQRIVSSPGKKDGLFWRDDRDPSPLGELAAQASAEGYKVGEQAAPYHGYYFRILKGQGSDAPGGALNYVVRGKMIGGFALIAYPAEYGNSGVMTFMVNHAGTVYEKDLGNRTEGIARRTYLFDPDQTWKKIDVAVP, translated from the coding sequence ATGTTGGCGCTGTCGATCTCCATGGCCCGGGCTCAGCAGGCCTATTCCTCGCCGGAGGACGCCGCGGCGGCGCTGGCCGCCGCTGTCAAGACCGGCACGAAGGGCACCATTATGAATGTGCTTGGTCGCGGCGCCGAAGACATTGTCGAATCCGGCGACGATGTCGCCGATGCCGAGATGCGCCAACGATTCCTCTCCGCGTACGACGCGAAGCATTCTGTCAAGGCGGAAGGAAACAAGAAGGCCACGCTCATCCTGGGCGCGGATGACTTCCCGTTCCCGATCCCCCTGGTCAACAACAAGAGCGGCTGGGAATTCGACTCGGATGCGGGGCGTATCGAAATTCTGTATCGTCGCATCGGGCGCAATGAACTGGACGCCATCCAAACCTGTCTGGCCTTCGTGGATGCCCAGAATGAATATGCCGAAAAGGATCGTACCGGCGAAGGGGCGGGAGTCTACGCCCAGCGCATCGTCAGTAGCCCCGGCAAGAAGGACGGGCTGTTCTGGCGCGACGATCGCGATCCGAGTCCGCTCGGCGAACTGGCGGCGCAGGCGTCGGCCGAAGGGTACAAGGTCGGAGAGCAGGCGGCGCCCTATCATGGATACTATTTTCGAATCTTGAAGGGGCAGGGTTCCGACGCGCCGGGCGGAGCTTTGAACTACGTCGTCAGGGGAAAGATGATCGGCGGCTTCGCGCTGATCGCATATCCCGCCGAGTACGGAAATTCCGGCGTCATGACCTTCATGGTCAATCATGCCGGTACCGTTTACGAGAAAGATCTCGGAAACCGGACCGAGGGCATCGCAAGGCGTACGTACCTGTTCGATCCCGATCAGACCTGGAAGAAGATCGATGTGGCGGTTCCTTGA
- a CDS encoding DUF3300 domain-containing protein: MFRCGKTLIALALVMAIPVAALAQTVDKPSAPSSQAQPASQPPPPSAELLKPEQLEALVAPIALYPDELLANVLAASTYPLEVVQSDRWLKERKNLKGDALKKEVDKQSWDDSVKALASTPDVISMMSDKVDWTKNLGDAVLAQQPDVMDAIQRLRSKAYDNKKLVTTKQQKVSVQTQESRQAIVIESADPDTMYVPYYDPATVYGSWPYTDYPPYYFGYPSYIGAGVIATGLAFGAGWAIGRWGNYWGGGCNWGNRNLYVNHYNKINNIGNNWQHNPVHRQGVRYNNANVQQRFGNNNLKAGASNRMDFRGRDGQQVLRPGQDRPGGGDRVGDRAGDRTGDRVGDRAGGAGDRGNRPSTADRAKGGGDRAKAAKGGGDRAKAAKGGGDRAKAANRGGNAARGGGSRSSALNVSSGRAAAAQSARGRASMASMGPRGGGAPSFAGRGGGGGGGFRGGGGGGGGFRGGGGGGRRSDIALKHDVVLLGHLANGLGYYRFSYLGSSKAYVGVIAQEVQSLMPAAVTRGQDGYLRVYYEKLGLQFRSYRDWLAGGARIPTPSEVLP, translated from the coding sequence ATGTTCCGCTGTGGCAAGACCCTGATCGCGCTTGCGCTGGTGATGGCAATCCCTGTCGCCGCCTTGGCGCAGACGGTCGACAAGCCATCCGCTCCCAGCAGCCAGGCACAACCGGCGAGCCAACCTCCTCCGCCGAGTGCCGAACTGTTGAAGCCCGAGCAACTCGAAGCACTGGTTGCGCCGATCGCGCTCTATCCTGACGAGCTGCTGGCAAACGTACTGGCGGCCTCGACCTATCCACTGGAGGTGGTGCAGTCCGATCGCTGGCTGAAGGAGCGCAAGAACCTGAAGGGTGATGCCTTGAAGAAGGAGGTCGACAAGCAATCCTGGGACGACAGCGTCAAGGCGCTTGCCAGCACGCCGGACGTCATTTCGATGATGAGCGACAAGGTCGACTGGACCAAGAATCTCGGCGACGCGGTTCTGGCGCAGCAGCCGGACGTGATGGACGCGATCCAGCGCCTTCGCTCCAAGGCCTATGACAACAAGAAGCTGGTCACCACCAAGCAGCAGAAGGTCAGCGTTCAGACCCAGGAAAGCAGGCAGGCGATCGTCATCGAGTCGGCCGATCCAGATACGATGTACGTGCCGTACTATGATCCGGCGACGGTTTATGGAAGCTGGCCCTACACGGATTATCCACCCTACTACTTCGGCTACCCGTCCTATATCGGCGCGGGCGTGATCGCGACGGGCCTCGCCTTCGGCGCCGGCTGGGCGATCGGGCGCTGGGGCAATTACTGGGGCGGCGGATGCAACTGGGGCAACCGCAACCTCTACGTCAATCACTACAACAAGATAAACAACATCGGGAACAACTGGCAGCACAATCCGGTGCATCGCCAGGGGGTGCGATACAACAACGCCAACGTTCAGCAGCGCTTCGGCAACAACAATCTGAAGGCCGGCGCCTCGAATCGGATGGATTTCCGCGGCCGCGACGGGCAACAGGTGCTTCGTCCGGGGCAGGATCGGCCGGGCGGAGGAGATCGCGTTGGAGATCGCGCCGGCGATCGCACTGGCGACCGCGTCGGGGATCGTGCCGGTGGTGCTGGTGACCGCGGCAATCGCCCGAGCACAGCGGATCGCGCCAAGGGCGGCGGCGATCGTGCCAAGGCCGCCAAGGGTGGCGGGGATCGTGCCAAGGCCGCCAAGGGTGGTGGCGATCGTGCCAAGGCCGCGAACCGCGGCGGCAATGCCGCGCGTGGTGGCGGTAGTCGCAGTTCCGCCCTGAACGTGTCGTCGGGTAGGGCGGCCGCTGCGCAATCGGCCCGCGGTCGCGCCAGCATGGCTAGCATGGGTCCGCGGGGCGGTGGTGCTCCCAGCTTTGCCGGCCGTGGCGGCGGCGGCGGTGGTGGCTTCCGAGGCGGCGGTGGCGGAGGAGGCGGTTTCCGCGGTGGCGGCGGTGGTGGACGGCGCTCCGACATTGCATTGAAGCACGATGTTGTATTGCTCGGTCATCTCGCCAATGGCCTCGGCTACTACCGCTTCAGCTATCTCGGCAGCAGCAAGGCCTATGTTGGCGTCATCGCGCAGGAAGTGCAGAGCCTGATGCCGGCAGCCGTGACCCGCGGCCAGGACGGGTATCTGCGGGTCTATTACGAAAAGTTGGGGCTGCAGTTCCGCTCCTACCGCGACTGGCTTGCCGGCGGCGCGAGGATCCCGACGCCATCGGAGGTCTTGCCATGA
- a CDS encoding biotin/lipoyl-binding protein has translation MFELMFCSLLTILPDYLFRRYVQGKRFGKEITFFSIWYELRWGITGCLMLTVSLITMIFYFHPSTTSAALYFRTVPILPEGSGRVAEVNVGFSEPVKKGEVLFRLDSSKQEAALETAKRKVAEVDASFTTAQADVTKSEAQIQEARAAHQQAKDELDVKSDLQRRNPGIVPQRDIEKLQVLVDQRQAGIDAATAAKQSSVLRVSTLLPAEKASAEAALAQAQVDLDKTFIRAGVDGRVEQFLVRVGDVVNQLMRPAGVLIPEGAGQQSLQAGFGQIEAQVMKEGMVAEATCISKPWVIIPMVVTTVQDYIAAGQFRTGEQLIDPQNIARPGTILVFLEPLYKGGLEGVTAGSSCIVNAYTGNHEEIVAKETSTGRKIVLLVIDGVGLVHALLLRIQALLLPIKTLVLSGH, from the coding sequence GGGGCATCACGGGTTGCCTGATGCTCACGGTGTCGCTGATCACCATGATCTTCTACTTTCATCCTTCAACGACCAGCGCCGCGCTGTATTTTCGCACGGTCCCGATACTCCCCGAGGGATCTGGACGAGTCGCGGAAGTCAATGTCGGATTCAGCGAGCCGGTGAAGAAAGGGGAGGTCTTGTTCCGGCTGGACAGTTCGAAGCAGGAGGCTGCTCTCGAAACAGCCAAACGGAAAGTCGCCGAGGTTGATGCCTCGTTCACGACGGCACAAGCCGACGTGACCAAGTCCGAAGCCCAGATCCAGGAGGCGAGGGCCGCGCATCAGCAGGCCAAGGACGAATTGGACGTCAAATCCGACTTACAGCGTCGCAATCCCGGTATCGTGCCGCAACGCGATATCGAAAAGTTGCAGGTGTTGGTCGATCAACGACAAGCCGGGATCGATGCCGCCACGGCCGCGAAGCAATCGTCGGTTCTGCGGGTCTCAACCCTGTTACCGGCGGAGAAAGCAAGTGCCGAGGCCGCGTTGGCTCAGGCCCAGGTGGATCTCGACAAGACCTTCATTCGCGCCGGTGTCGATGGGCGTGTGGAGCAGTTCCTTGTTCGTGTCGGTGACGTGGTCAATCAGCTGATGCGGCCCGCGGGGGTGCTCATCCCGGAGGGCGCCGGCCAGCAGTCTCTGCAGGCAGGCTTTGGCCAGATCGAGGCCCAGGTCATGAAGGAAGGGATGGTCGCGGAAGCGACCTGCATATCGAAACCCTGGGTGATCATTCCGATGGTCGTCACGACCGTGCAGGATTACATCGCCGCCGGACAGTTCCGAACCGGGGAGCAGCTGATCGATCCGCAGAATATCGCCAGACCGGGCACCATCCTTGTATTTCTGGAGCCGCTCTATAAGGGCGGTCTCGAAGGTGTGACTGCGGGCAGCAGCTGCATCGTCAACGCCTATACCGGCAACCACGAGGAAATCGTTGCGAAGGAGACCAGCACGGGCCGGAAAATCGTCCTGCTTGTCATCGACGGCGTCGGACTGGTGCATGCGTTGCTGCTGCGCATCCAGGCACTGCTCTTGCCGATCAAGACACTGGTACTCAGCGGTCATTGA